AACAAATAAATAAGGTATACTTGGATGTGAGTTGGATAGCATAACAATTTATCAAGATCAAGTTTCTCTGTAATAAAAATTGTGGCTATCAAACGGCATATCCAAATATGCCATTGAACGACGATCACAAACGGTGAGATCAATGGCGGGAGGGATGCTACAGTGGTTCTAGTTTGATcgtctctatctctctctctctcaaactgaCCTCAGTTTCTCTCCTTTCCATTGGGTTCAAATCATTAATATTGGTATATTAAATTTCAAGTGCGTTTTTTGTTAGTATATTAATGGTAGAATAATTGAGGTATTAATTTGGCACGTGCAAAGCTCATAGAGGACCAAAATAAATGTTTTTCCAAGTGTAATGGCAACAACCTTAAAGCTCAAGGGGCGTGCATTTTTACCACAATTTTGTACTCAACTTTTTACTCAACATACAACTTTCACTAGCAAGCCTTTTTGAAAGTAATTTGTTGATTAGTGTAGCAATCATTGATGACATGCAAATTTGTTGTGTTTAGTAAAATCTGTTGTAATTGATCAAGTTGAATAAATATTATCTATTAAATGCTGTAGATGTGGCAAATTTGAgtttaaacacattttttatgtaattcAATCCTTAGTTTTTAGTGTCTAAATTAGTATTCAACTTCAACTATTTTTAAGACACTCGAAAACTGGTCAAGATCATGGAAGCTCTGCTGCCTCGACTATGGGCTTGACTCCACGTGATCGATCATGCTTTAATGAAGCTTGACTCGCTTGACATAACTTAACCGATCAAGCTGTGGGATTTTAGAAACtgaattttcagttttagcccATGATGACTTGACCCACTTGGGACCTGTGCACTAAGATTCCCAGAGATATAAAAGCTTGATTTTAGACCATCATCATAAGTGAGAACACACTGATTAGGTTATTGACgccaaaagaaaattcaaatcatCTTGCCACTAATGCTCAAATggattattatttaattttttattctccttaAACTTCCAGGAATTCCTTTGGattgcaaaattattttagatAGCAATCCATCTGATAGATCTAAGACAAGAAAAGTTTTGTAGCAAAGGATTAGTTTGCAAATCTAGAAGGTATTTTTTATGGTAAGCTACACATGTAAACAGTGAGTCTTGAACCCAAAATATCACTCTTGAACTTACTCTGACAAGGAAATAAGTACCATTTGTGCTACAGCTCATTAGCAAGTTCTTTTTTATGATCTTTACCTCTTTAGTTTTTGGTCAAACATTCATAATATCACAACGAGGCATGGCATTCTATATATGTCACTTGCAAACTACCTtaactgaaaaataaagaaaaacaacataTTGTTGGGACATTAGAGCATTCACGTTTTGTCTAAATTGAATAATTCGGAcattagtaaaataaaaatcacgCAAGTaatcaaacatgaaaaattacACCATATTTTACATGAAAACCCCCCTATTGTAGAGTGAAAAACCATGGGACAAATCCAAATAATTCACTTTAATCAAATAAAGATTACAACACAAGATAATGCTTACAACTTTAGTTCTcaacaaatcaagaaaaacatAAGAAGTTTAAATCTCTGGGATTAAATATAATGTCAccacaaaaaaccaaaacctgATCAAGTACTTACCTCACTGTCATGTATCATTATGTGATACAATATGCAAGCTATACTACCATTATAAAAACCACCATGAAAAGGTGAATGCAGTAGACAGTTTCAAAGGTGCCACTAAAACTTCCTGTTTTCCTTATTATGGTGCTAAATAAATTGTCATTTATTTGCATGACTATTTCCCTCTTAAGCTAAATGCAGTTACCCATATGGACCATAGTTTAGAGTTCAACCTGCAATAATAAACAAGTTGAAGGAATAAGAGAATAAAACAGATAGCATAAGACAATTTTGTCATGATTTGCAGGTAAGATTATGTTGTAGTAGGAAACATACACTCTAGTGCAACTTCTAGGATCACTTCCTCCATAAAAAATAGCTCAGTGTTTGTTGGCAACAGTTTGTTTCGCATTACCCATTTTCTTATACAGATTTTGTAATAGCAAAAAATGAAAGCCAATTTCCATTTTCACTAAATTTCATTctgttttttttatagaaagtaTACAATGCTCCAATTCATAATTAATCTCTTAAGAAAAGAATCAAATTAAGATTACAGCCCAGTTTGAAGGAACTTTCTTTTCAATAGGTTGAAAATATATAAAGGTAAGCTAAAGGCTAATTCGACAAATGCTAAGCATTTTCTGTTTATGCATTGCATTAGATGTAAATAAGCATATTTTCTGTCTATGCAAAATCTTCATGTAAATTATTAGCCATAGGCCCAAATAAATCAGACTTGTACTCTTGCTATGGTTTGGCCTTATTCCTAACTACATTAGTCTGTGTCtaatactaaaaatttaaattgcaagCATATCTTGAATTTTAGTTTTacagatttgcagaaaaataaagGTAAACTTTTGTGGTGCATTTTAAATGGAAATTTGATTACTAATTCAGagataaaagcaaataaaatagaGTACATTAATTTGTTTGGCATTCTATAATTACATATATCCTCAAGGAACTCCTCGAGTGAGACATGATggaatacaaaaataaaagaagtcacaaaaaaccaataagaaattgattCTATTTCTCTGCCAAGAAGACTGATTGTTAATCCAACTAATGAACCCAAAACATTTAACATCTTCATATCGAATGGTGGTCATTCTATGCATTTCCACATGCCATGAAACACTTATGCCTCTGAGACAATAAAAAGGCACAATTTATTGACTTAGGAACTTAATAAATAGCAACTACATAACCCTATAACATTAAGACTAGATGATCAGCAGCAATTATAGGTTCAAGCTATGAGGGCTTCCCTCTTTGTTCTTAAAATGAATTATCACTTGTTGATTGAAAACAGGTTTCAAGAATACAAAATTATGGATGGAAGGCCGACTAAAggtgttatttaaaaattaactaGTTTGCTTTTCATATGCCATCAACCCAGATGGACTACTAAAGAAGACTAGATTACaggttatttatatttataaaatcaaataaaattaaaaaaacaaaaactagatTACAGGTTAAGCTTGTTAGCAGCATCTTTGAAGTTATAACAGAACATTTTGTACATTAAGCCTTTTGCACGATGGTTAGATTGAGTGAGGCCAAATGAGAACAGAGAATTTTGCATTATGTTCCAAATGAGTGAGACCAAAGCATTCCTATGCCCTTGAGGTTGGAAAAGTTAGACTATGGGTTAAACAGCAAATGCAACAGCAtcagaagaagagaaagaagaatataAATATTAGTGACTAATTTGGATGTGTCCATTTTTTCATGTCATTCCAAATTGGGCAACTTCCAACAGGGAAAAAAAGgtggggggggggaggggggggggatTTCTCAGCCCATGCCCATCCCCTCTACTCCTAGTGTTAACACCCCACTCTTCCCCTTCTTCAATGGCAGGAAACTCCTAAGTCCTGAATCACAAGGACAAGAAATCTACACTGTTTTGTATCCAATCTCTAAAATCAGAACACTAATCctatgtttggatggagggagagTAGATGGGTAGTCCAGCCACCTTTTGGCCAcctccctccaaccaaacataggGTTAACCATGAAAATAAGCAAACTAAATTCCATGCCCTAAAACTTAAGGATAGAATTTACATAAGTTGAAAATCGTTGAAATATAGATGTCACCTGTCACCTTCCACCATATAATATGGATTACTCAGGAAATGTGCCACTATAAATGTAAGGACTTTTAGTGGGTGGACAATTCCATGACAAATTATTTGTAACTATTGATCTTACATTTCATCGTTTTCATGTAATTATGTGGATTGTTATTTGTATTGGGCTGGTTGTAGAGATTTGCCACTGTGGAAGCTTtgtcaaaataaatttgacactcaaaagaaaagtattttgtCAAATACTTTGTGATAAATCTCACCACACTCAAATAGAATACACAAAGGAGTTAtcaataaaatagaatttttattgatGCTTAATACATTACACACACTTTGCTACACACACCATTCTTCACTATTTCACTCACTACTTATTTCCTCACACTTATTTGCTATCTCCCTACACTTCTTATTAAATGGCTATATCACTTCTTTCTTATTAGATGCCTTACATGCATAACTGTAGAAGCTATATATAGAACTTACAAAGGAGACAAGAAAACAGAGCATTAATAGCTTCCACCTAAAAGCAATTGAAACTATTCTACAAAGTTGCAATTGTTGAAATCATAGAGAAGAAAAGTCAAGGAAAGAATATCTTTCCTTATTAGAACTCAGCCTCCCACGTTATTAGCATTCTTCACAGTTTCTCCACACCTTGCTTGTAGTCACAAATGCAAAATAGTTGAAGAAATTATCACTGGCCTAGTGCTATGTGATGACTCTCACATTGGTGAGGTGAAGTGCTACAAGTGTTGAAATCGAAGTTGGAAGCGGCAGAATTTCACTCCTATGAAATTGGCAGCATTAGGCGAAATGTGAAgtgaatcaaattttgaaaaatagttgGATAGAGAGTTCACCTCTCTATTCACCTCTCTCATTACAAGAGGAATTGTGAGAACCACTCCTATGAAATTGGCAGCATTAGGCGAAATGTGAAgtgaatcaaattttgaaaaatagttgGATAGAGAGTTCGCCTCTCTATTCGCTTCCCTCATTACAAGAGGAACTGTGAGAACCTGAGATAACTCAGTTAATTCTTCTCTGCTGTTCTAGCCCATACCCTCACTATACAAGATCccattttcaacaaattttgcACACCAAATTCCTATCTGCAGAGCTAGagagtacaaaaaaaaaacccctagaTCTTTAACCCTCATCAATCTCTCTACCTTCTCCCTCTCaaattgtcaaatttcaaacaggAGATTAAGACCATCACACCCATTACTATCTTAAGAGTTTTGGTGTTGATTGGAGCTTGGGAATCACTGGAACAATCTCAGAATTGCCAAGGAGAAATGGAGATTGCAATTGGAGGCTCAATTGCGGATATGGAGGCTAATGAGAAGAAAGGATTCAAGGAATCGGTTGCTAGTAGGAGTTGGAGACTCAAGTACATAGTTACTACTTAGCTTGGAGGGTTTGTACGCAGTATGTGTTGCAACTATTCTCATAAGTGGAGTGTTTGGTGTTGTGATGCCCTGGAGAGGTTTTTCCGCCTTGTTCTTAGGTTTTCCTCCTCATCAACACTTTGGTGTTCTTGTGGGTGATTGATTTTTTGATCCATGCATGCTTATGTTAATTGCCTAATTATGTAAACAATTGGTCTTAAATTCTATATTTATCATAAGATTGACATTTACAGTAAAAATTGGAGCCTAAATTGTTTGAATTAGATTAGTGCAATTCTCAATACACTTGCTGcaatataaaatgataaagcGGTTTTTTTTCAGTGGCCTTTTCTCAAATGTGCATTCATGCATGAAAATATGCTTCATCATAAAATGTACATCCCCAAGTATTAGGATCTGATGTTTGGTTTAAATGAGGCCAAAAGAAAGTTAAATATTTAGCATGAGGTTATTATGGATGGAGAAAATGATAAGGAAAAGCAAATTGATGATTGAGCATAAATATTGAGATAAACCTTACATTAGAAGAGTATATAATCGAAATCGAACAAAGCCAATGTATATGTAGTTTCTTCTTCTTGCTTGTACTTCACACTTTTCCATGTAACAAAACACTTCAAACTGTAAGACAAAAAAAGAGCACATGTCAAGAgttgaaaaataaagataaagaagTATGGACAGATCCTAGATTGCTTTTCATGTGTCACCAAATCAGATTGACTACTAAAGAAAACCAGCAAGCCAGATTAAGCTTTTTTGTTGCATCTTTGAAGTCATAGCACAGCTTTCTACAAAAAGCCCTATGATATGATGTTAGGATTGAATGAGGCCCAAAGCACAACAAAGATATTTCATGGATGTATAGACTGAACAAGAGCAAAATATTTGCTCAAGCACAAAATATGCTTTCTCATATTTCAGAATGTGATGTCTGGTTTAAATGAGGCCAACAAAATAAATCTTTAGCATAAGGTTTTTACAGATGGACAAGACAATAAGAAAAAAACCATCTCTTAACAGAAGATTAAGAAGAATACGTAGATATACCTTACAATAAAAGAGAAGATAAGAAACAACAAACTTCCAAATTTCTCGtcacatatattatatatatcacCACTTGGaaacttttttaaatacaaatttataacaATGTTATGTTGATGGATATTGCACAATTTTGTACAAATTGGACAACAATGTTCTTTAGAAGTAACTagcaaaagcaaaataaaatgaGATGCGCAAGATGGAATTAAGTTTAGACACAAGAAAaagttgttatatatatatagaaatatttaaaaggTGACTTTTCTCCATCTTTCTGTAATTCTTTTTCCTAGAAATAACCAGATAATatcaaaatccataaaaaataaaaaataaaataaagaaaaagagttagaaacaaaaacTTTGAAAACAAAAGAGCATCAGTTTATGTAACCATAATTGGATTTAATATGAGCAGCCATAATTAGAGTCCCCTCAAACAAAAACTTTGAAATGCACTGAGTGTTCTAAAAGATCGGTTATGCTTTCACCTGCTGCGTAAAACAAAATCAagtcaaataattttaaactcaAGCTCTAGTTGATTGTGTGGACTCTAATTCCAAATTAGCAATTAAATCGGTTCATTCACCATAGGCCTTAATAACACCAAGTTCCAATTCCACAATAAAAGCACAGTTTTCCAATCCCAAATAAAcgaaattcaaattcaaatctaaaCTTATTGCAACCATAAGTGGCCTAacctttttttgcttttcaatAGATAATCTTACAAGCATTCACACATTTCTGTGCTAATATGGATATCTCTCACAAAGTCGTGattaacttgtttttgagagataagcaggataattaattaatattttattataacatGGAAGAAATTACCTGTGACTGGATCAGAATTCTGCAACACTTAATCAAGCCGAGAATGAACTTTGGcgacacagacacacacacaaatcGACATTGATAAATCTCTacttgtagctaaactttgtgaacCTAGAAACGCAAAGATCATTGGCCCTCTTCTTCGTCCTCAGACTGCTCTTCTTGGTCAAactcttcttcatcatctgaaatgaagaaaatgtgCAAGACCCACATAAACATTAAACCGTAAATGAAATAACCTAATCAAATTATTGAGAATTTGATAAATTCATCAACCTACGTTGTTAGTAATTCTTTCCCAGTGGGAAATTTTGGCAGAAAATAagaatattaattgattttttattattttttgggcaaAATAAAAGGAGGAGCCCGAGAAGAAGTAGAAAAAGTTACCTCATCGAATAACTTCTTGACCGTCTCTTTGCACTTCAATTCCATCAATCCTGATGTTTGGGATATGGGAAATCTTGGCCCAGTCCTCTCCTGTCCCTCTTTGGTAACGTTTGCAGAGAATCGGACTGCCACTCACCTCAAACTCCTgcaatgaagttttaaaaaggaAATCCGGCAGGGACTTCAACTTTGGGCACGTCCAAATTTGCAACTTTTGAAGACAGGGCATTATAATAATACAATCTTCCTCTTCTTGTCCTTCAATCCCAATCCATTCTTCCCACTTGAGCAAAAGGAAAAACCGGAGAGTTTTCAAATTTGggaatatttttattatgccGTCTTTCTTGTTTTCAGATTCTATTCCCAAAAATTCAACACCCAACTTTTTGAATGGAAAAGCGTGAGCACCTATAATTAAATGTTCAAGGAACTGAAGCTTTCCCAAAGGAGGTATGCGCTCTAAATTTTCGCAATTTGACAGAGAAAGCCTTTTCAATTTGGCTAGGGACATCATCCAATTAGGGAACATTGTGGTGCCCCGGTACGAATCAATTTCTAACTTCTCCAAGCCTGGAGGTGGCTCTAAGGCATTCAGAACTGATACATCAGTCTCCATTCTTCCTCCATCATTCTCTACGTTCTCTCCAGAAAAGTACAGATACAAATCACGGAGGCCTATCTTTTTATTGAGCTCTGCATTCTTGGCCTCACACACATCTACCACGTTCCCCAGCCTACATATTTTAAGAGTTCCTTGAAGGTggttcaaatcttttaattctCCGAGTCCACATCTTTGGCTATCATCCTTGCCACCTACAAAGAAATGACCTAATTTTGTAAGAGAGCTCAATCTCCCAGTCCCTCTTGGAAACTCAAAAAGATATTCCAAAGGTTCTTTGAAAATAAGACGTTTTAAATTAATCAGTTTACTCATCCCCTGTGGTAATTTCTTGAACCCAGCTGAGTGATTACTTGTaatattcaaaaattgtaaattgcATAGATTACATATGGTTTCAGGCAATTCGTTTTCTAGCCAAGTAGGTATTTTGAGATACCTTAAATGCATCAAATCTTCTATTTCATCCGAAACCTTCAATTTACCTTAATGACAGCTCAAACTTAATGTCCGTAAACATCTAAAATGATGGAACAACTTGGACACATTATAACTATCATGACCTACAACGATGAGGGTGCGTAGATTTTTTGCGTTGTAGATGGACTCGGGAATTTGAGCATTTTGTGGAATTTCTAAATACAAATGCCGAGCATTTTGAAGATTTGGCCTGTACTCTTCGTAACCATTGATTGTGATGCATTCATTTTTTGCCATGAACTGTGCCAAATCATGCACTATATCATGCATCTTGAACCCCCTAATATTTTCATCATATACATCACCCCTAAAATCTTGGAAGAGAGAGcgaatgaataaaatttctaagtaatcacttgccACACTTCTTGCATTCGACTTAATATAACCTTGTGCCATCCACATAGATACCAAATCCTCATCAGAAAAGTCATAATCTTTTGGAAAGAGAGCACAATATAAGAAACACCGTCTCAGTGGCGAGGGCAAATCATAATAACTCAGTAACAATGGTGCAAAAAGACCTCTTTCAACGTCTTTGAATTCCCACAATCTACTACAAAAAACCTTCTCCCACTGTTCCTTCCGACTCTTGAAGCGCATGAGACTCCCTAGAGTCCTTGCAGCAAGGGGCAAGCCTTTGCACTTGTCTGATATTTTCCTACCAATCTCTTCTAAATCCTTACGTTGCTCAGAATCCCTGTCAGAAAATGCTATTGTACTAAAAATCGACCAGCAGTCATCATCAGACAATTCCTCCAAATTGATCATTTTTGCACTTCCCATAACTTGTGCAACTCTATTGTTACGTGTAGTGACTAGAATTCTACTGCCTTGGGCAGCATTTTGGAGTGCAAGTCTAAATGGCTCCCACAATGTGGAGTCTTCAGTCCACACATCATCAAGGACAAGAAATAGCTTTCTTCCCCGAACCAATTCACGTATTTTATCCATTAGACTTGGCCAGTGAGTAGTGTTGGAGTCACCTTTTTTGGAGTCATTGTCTTCAAATGCTTGAATGATTTCTTTGGCAACCATAAACTTATTGAAAGGATtagaaacacaaacccaccCCTTTATCTCAAAATGGGCAGAATTCACCTCACTATCATTATATGCTAGTTGAGCAAGAGTGGTTTTCCCAACACCACCCATGCCCGCTAAAGAAATGACATGTgggcttctttcttcttcattacCCCTGCCCAATAGGCTGTTCACTAGATCACCCTTAACCTCATCACGACCGAAAATGCTCGACACATCAACGTGGGAATCAGTTAGTGGTCTCATAACTTTTTCATTGACACGAGTCAGTGCAAACTGGTACATATCTCCCTCTCTGTCAATCTCATCTAACTTTTCAGTAATTTCTTTTATCTTAAGAGCAATATCACGACGCTgaaaaaaagtagaaacaaGGGACAATACCTTCCTCCTCTTAGCAGTACTAGCttcagcttcttcttttttctcaatGTCTGCTTTGATCTTGGCAGTGTTCCACTCATCCAATACGTCGCCCATCTCGTAGGATACGTTGTTGAGCTTTTCTAACCAAAGCCTCACAGCTTCCTCCTTCACTTGCCTTTCCTCTGCATCGTTGAGCTTTGCCTGGATCTCGTGGAATTTGCGTTCAAGCTTTTCGACTTCTTCCTTGACATTTACAATCGACGCAACCTCTGAAGGAAGAAGCGAACCAAGCCGGTCCTTCAACTCTGAAGCAATGAGTGAACCAAGCTGGTCCACGATGGTAGAAACAAGAGCCCAAGCCATACTTTggaaatggaatttttttttttttttggaaaaccaaGAAAAGGAACTCTTTTTGATTGATAACACAAACACGAACACAAAGAGACTACTGATGAAAGAGCAAATTGTTGATTGTGGAGAAGAAACGCAACCAACGGATACAGGCGTAGCAGCTACAAGACCAAGATCTGGAAGTGCAATCGATCAATAATGTCAGTCAACGCGGAGATTAAGCCTTGGTGTCTCAGAGGGCCTACCTTCACACGTGCCGGTGAGTAAAGAGGGCCTACCTTCGCATGTAGTCAATTACTAGTAGTTCACATTTGttcactaattttattttacccaCCGATCAGATTATGCTTCACCTCATTTTCAAAATTGGCTTTAGACAGCTCACTGAGCTCAGTTCCCTtcaaaaaatggggaaaaaaaaatctaaattaatcAAGCATAGTTCTCGTGGGAGATTTTAACGAATTGATATCGAATGTGGAAAAAATGGTCGGTAAGCCCATTTTACATAATAGACATTAAGATATTGTTTggatgaattttatattttgggtttttagtggACCACTtgatgtgtttttgtttttttctttaaaaaataataataaattacttGATGTGGCTTGGAAATTACTTTCCAGTTTCCATATGTCCACCTACCTAGAAAGTGGAAATCATttgaaatcaaattattttcttaatggTGTTGGTGCAAGTGCAACACCAATTTGGTTCTCATTCCAATATTTTCGAATCTACTACATTTTCCCAAAAGCTGAATATGGCCGTGAAAATGGTCCACTAttactatttagcaaaaaaaatagcaatgtACTACTATTTTGGAAATATGTAAGGACCTACCACCTTTTTGAAAAAACTCGAGTTTGTGAAAATCGAGTTTACCGTGAAACTCCAGTTCTAGAAATTCGAGTTCTTTAAAAATAGTCTTCAAATTTGtcggaaaattttttatggaactcgagtaccataaaaaattttcaaaatttttccttGGTACTCAAGTTTCATGTACTCAATTACCATTGAAAACTCGATTTCACCAAACTCGAGTGCCCAAAAAGTTGGAGATccctacatattttcaaaacagtagtagattactaatttttttgctaaatcgTGGTAGCAAACCATTTTCGCCTGAATATGGCACTAGAATTTTCACTGATGTCGAGATGATCTTGTCATAAATGTTTAGTTTGGGTTGGGTATTGAACTAAAACTAAGACCCAAAGGCGGGTTGTGAATATTCTGGTGATGGGATTTTGAGATTGAAGGAGGTTGTAGTGATTCTAAATCACTTGTTTAATTAAGTGTTAGCAATTGagatgtttggttttgtttggatgggaagagaataaaattatattcctttttttcgtttttttaatgttttttaattgacTTTACATTACTTTTTTGGTGTGGCATGATTTGGTTACATTAGGGAACCAAATTAAAAGTTACATTACTTGTTTGACTTTACATCACTTGTTCCTATTTCCCAATCAAAAAATTGGTAACATTAGGGAACctaattaaaatttacattaattgtttgacttTACATTACTTGTTTGACTTTACATCACTTGTTCctatttttcaatcaaaaaatTGGTAACATTAGggaaccaaattaaaatttacattacGTGTTTGACTTTACATTACTTGCACCTATTTCCCAATCAAAAAATTGGTAACATTAGggaaccaaattaaaatttacattacCTGTTTGACTTTACATTACTTGTTTCTATTTCCCAATCAAAAAATTGGTAACATTAgggaaacaaattaaaatttttaaaactttagggGCAAAATAAATATGAATCCAAACTTTATGGTCTGTAATTTACAACTTTCTCCTTCACTTGCCTTTCCTCTGCATCATTAAGCTTTTCAACTTCTTCCTCGACATTTACTATGGACGTGAACTCCGAAGCAAAAAGTGAACCAAGCCGGTCCTTGAACTCTGAAGCAATGAGT
This genomic stretch from Quercus lobata isolate SW786 chromosome 3, ValleyOak3.0 Primary Assembly, whole genome shotgun sequence harbors:
- the LOC115980721 gene encoding putative disease resistance protein At3g14460, with amino-acid sequence MSKLINLKRLIFKEPLEYLFEFPRGTGRLSSLTKLGHFFVGGKDDSQRCGLGELKDLNHLQGTLKICRLGNVVDVCEAKNAELNKKIGLRDLYLYFSGENVENDGGRMETDVSVLNALEPPPGLEKLEIDSYRGTTMFPNWMMSLAKLKRLSLSNCENLERIPPLGKLQFLEHLIIGAHAFPFKKLGVEFLGIESENKKDGIIKIFPNLKTLRFFLLLKWEEWIGIEGQEEEDCIIIMPCLQKLQIWTCPKLKSLPDFLFKTSLQEFEVSGSPILCKRYQRGTGEDWAKISHIPNIRIDGIEVQRDDDEEEFDQEEQSEDEEEGQ
- the LOC115980722 gene encoding putative disease resistance protein RGA3; this encodes MAWALVSTIVDQLGSLIASELKDRLGSLLPSEVASIVNVKEEVEKLERKFHEIQAKLNDAEERQVKEEAVRLWLEKLNNVSYEMGDVLDEWNTAKIKADIEKKEEAEASTAKRRKVLSLVSTFFQRRDIALKIKEITEKLDEIDREGDMYQFALTRVNEKVMRPLTDSHVDVSSIFGRDEVKGDLVNSLLGRGNEEERSPHVISLAGMGGVGKTTLAQLAYNDSEVNSAHFEIKGWVCVSNPFNKFMVAKEIIQAFEDNDSKKGDSNTTHWPSLMDKIRELVRGRKLFLVLDDVWTEDSTLWEPFRLALQNAAQGSRILVTTRNNRVAQVMGSAKMINLEELSDDDCWSIFSTIAFSDRDSEQRKDLEEIGRKISDKCKGLPLAARTLGSLMRFKSRKEQWEKVFCSRLWEFKDVERGLFAPLLLSYYDLPSPLRRCFLYCALFPKDYDFSDEDLVSMWMAQGYIKSNARSVASDYLEILFIRSLFQDFRGDVYDENIRGFKMHDIVHDLAQFMAKNECITINGYEEYRPNLQNARHLYLEIPQNAQIPESIYNAKNLRTLIVVGHDSYNVSKLFHHFRCLRTLSLSCH